A genomic segment from Anas platyrhynchos isolate ZD024472 breed Pekin duck chromosome 5, IASCAAS_PekinDuck_T2T, whole genome shotgun sequence encodes:
- the PTDSS2 gene encoding phosphatidylserine synthase 2 isoform X2 has translation MENGRAHTLTVLFILTCALGYVTLLEETPQDTAYNTKRGIVASILVFLCFGVTQAKDGPFSRPHPAYWRFWLCVSVVYELFLIFILFQTVQDGRQFMKYIDPNLGVPLPERDYGGNCLIYDPGNETDPFHNIWDKLDGFVPAHFFGWYLKTLMIRDWWMCMIISVMFEFLEYSLEHQLPNFSECWWDHWIMDVILCNGLGIYCGMKTLSWLSLKTYKWQGLWNIPTYKGKMKRIVFQFTPYSWVKFEWKPASSLRRWLAVCGIIFVFLLAELNTFYLKFVLWMPPEHYLVLLRLVFFVNVGGVAMREIYDFMDDPKFHKKLGQQAWLVAAITATEFLIVVKYDPYTLTLSLPFYITQCWILGIILVLTWTAWRFFIRDITLRYKEIRRQKQEHKYEKDKCLSNGDGHSSILDEQNGNKLRERKL, from the exons GAGAGCTCATACCCTAACAGTCTTGTTCATCCTCACGTGTGCGCTGGGATACGTAACCTTGCTTGAAGAAACACCGCAGGATACAGCTTACAATACAAAGAG AGGCATTGTTGCCAGTATTTTGGTTTTTCTATGTTTTGGAGTTACACAAGCTAAAGATGGACCATTCTCAAGACCTCATCCAG CTTACTGGAGGTTCTGGCTGTGTGTCAGCGTTGTGTATGAACTCTTCCTCATCTTTATACTGTTCCAG ACTGTACAAGATGGGAGACAATTTATGAAGTACATCGATCCAAATTTAGGTGTTCCTTTGCCAGAAAGAGACTACGGTGGCAACTGCCTTATTTATGATCCTGGCAATGAAACGGATCCGTTTCACAACATCTGG GACAAGCTGGATGGATTTGTTCCTGCTCACTTTTTTGGCTGGTACCTGAAA ACACTGATGATTCGAGACTGGTGGATGTGTATGATCATCAGTGTGATGTTTGAATTTCTGGAGTACAGTCTGGAGCACCAGCTTCCAAACTTCAGTGAATGTTGGTGGGATCAC tgGATAATGGATGTGATCTTATGTAATGGATTAGGAATTTACTGTGGGATGAAGACTCTCTCTTGGCTTTCTTTGAAAACATACAAATGGCAAGGACTTTGGAACATTCCTACATACAA aggcAAAATGAAGAGAATTGTCTTCCAGTTCACCCCGTATAGCTGGGTTAAATTTGAGTGGAAGCCAGCATCCAGCTTACGCAGATGGCTAGCAGTTTGTGGCATTATCTTTGTA tttttattGGCAGAGCTGAACACATTTTACTTGAAGTTTGTCCTTTGGATGCCACCAGAACACTACTTGGTCCTGTTACGACTTGTCTTTTTTGTTAATGTGGGAGGTGTGGCTATGAGGGAGATCTACGACTTCATGGATGACCC GAAGTTCCATAAGAAGTTGGGTCAGCAGGCCTGGCTGGTTGCTGCTATTACTGCTACAGAGTTCCTGATCGTCGTGAAGTACGATCCCTACACGCTCACACTGTCGCTTCCTTTCTACATTACCCAGTGCTGGATCTTGGGGATTATACTTGTGCTCACCTGGACAGCCTGGCGTTTCTTCATTCG tgacATCACCTTGAGGTATAAAGAAATAAGAAGACAGAAGCAAGAACATAAATATGAAAAGGACAAGTGCTTGAGCAATGGTGATGGACATTCTTCAATACTGGATGAACAAAATGGGAACAAACTAAGGGAAAGGAAACTTTGA
- the SYT12 gene encoding synaptotagmin-12: MDSDHAGRYRLSVAASPPRWEVGIYAAGALALLGIAALNLWKLWRSGSYPAPSPFPNYDYRYLEQKYGAACSDVKHKRGATMGSQRGLEKTSPVRQASLRAADTFESINELGSLELMSKDLGLAPYGPLKKSISADSLSSISSIGNNFGQDVTVGQVEVSMEYDGKAATLHVTLLQGKDLLEKEDTRFESCFMRISLLPAEQIVGISRIQRSAYAVAFDERFSIPLDPAALEENSLRFSVFGIDEDERNVSTGVAELKLSDLDLALRPFNAWLYLQDMNKAVDTVGEILLSLSYLPTAERLTVVVVKAKNLVWSNGKVTADPFVKVYLLQDGRKISKKKTAVKRDDNNPVFNEAMIFSVPAIVLQDLSLRVTVAESGEDGRADNTGHVLIGPAASGMGITHWNQMLATLRKPVSMWHPLRRN; this comes from the exons ATGGACAGCGACCACGCGGGCAGGTACCGCCTGAGCG TGGCCGCCAGCCCGCCGCGCTGGGAGGTCGGCATCTACGCCGCGGGCGCGCTGGCGCTGCTGGGGATCGCGGCCCTCAACCTGTGGAAGCTCTGGCGCTCCGGCAGCTACCCGGCGCCGTCCCCCTTCCCCAACTATGACTACCGCTACCTGGAGCAGAAATACGGGGCGGCGTGCTCGGATGTCAAGCACAag CGCGGGGCCACCATGGGCTCGCAGAGGGGGCTGGAGAAGACGTCGCCCGTCCGCCAAGCCAGCCTGCGGGCGGCTGACACCTTTGAGAGCATCAATGAGCTGGGGAGCCTGGAGCTGATGAGCAAAGACCTGGGGCTGGCCCCCTACGGCCCCTTGAAGAAATCCATCTCGGCCGACTCGCTCAGCTCCATCTCCTCCATCGGGAACAACTTCGGGCAGGACGTCACCGTGGGGCAGGTGGAGGTGTCCATGGAGTACGACGGGAAGGCGGCCACCTTGCACGTGACGCTGCTGCAGGGCAAGGACCTGCTGGAGAAGGAGGACACGCGCTTCGAGTCCTGCTTCATGCGCATCAGCCTGCTGCCGGCCGAGCAGATCGTCGGCATCTCCCGG ATCCAGCGGAGCGCCTACGCCGTGGCCTTCGACGAGCGCTTCTCCATCCCGCTGGACCCGGCGGCGCTGGAGGAGAACAGCCTGCGCTTCTCCGTCTTCGGCATCGACGAGGACGAGAGGAACGTCAGCACCGGCGTGGCCGAGCTCAAGCTCTCCGACCTGGACCTGGCCCTGCGCCCCTTCAACGCCTGGCTCTACCTGCAGGACATGAACAAG GCGGTGGACACGGTGGGGGAGATCCTGCTGTCGCTGAGCTACCTGCCCACGGCCGAGCGGCTGACGGTGGTGGTGGTCAAAGCCAAAAACCTCGTGTGGTCCAACGGCAAAGTGACCGCAG ATCCCTTCGTCAAGGTCTACCTGCTGCAGGACGGGAGGAAGATCAGCAAGAAGAAGACGGCGGTGAAGAGGGACGACAACAACCCCGTGTTCAACGAGGCCATGATCTTCTCGGTGCCGGCCATCGTGCTCCAG GACCTGTCCCTGCGGGTGACGGTGGCGGAGAGCGGCGAGGACGGCCGTGCCGACAACACGGGCCACGTCCTCATCGGCCCGGCGGCCAGCGGCATGGGCATCACCCACTGGAACCAGATGCTGGCCACGCTGAGGAAGCCCGTGTCCATGTGGCACCCGCTGCGGAGGAACTAA
- the PTDSS2 gene encoding phosphatidylserine synthase 2 isoform X3 encodes MRRAHTLTVLFILTCALGYVTLLEETPQDTAYNTKRGIVASILVFLCFGVTQAKDGPFSRPHPAYWRFWLCVSVVYELFLIFILFQTVQDGRQFMKYIDPNLGVPLPERDYGGNCLIYDPGNETDPFHNIWDKLDGFVPAHFFGWYLKTLMIRDWWMCMIISVMFEFLEYSLEHQLPNFSECWWDHWIMDVILCNGLGIYCGMKTLSWLSLKTYKWQGLWNIPTYKGKMKRIVFQFTPYSWVKFEWKPASSLRRWLAVCGIIFVFLLAELNTFYLKFVLWMPPEHYLVLLRLVFFVNVGGVAMREIYDFMDDPKFHKKLGQQAWLVAAITATEFLIVVKYDPYTLTLSLPFYITQCWILGIILVLTWTAWRFFIRDITLRYKEIRRQKQEHKYEKDKCLSNGDGHSSILDEQNGNKLRERKL; translated from the exons ATGAG GAGAGCTCATACCCTAACAGTCTTGTTCATCCTCACGTGTGCGCTGGGATACGTAACCTTGCTTGAAGAAACACCGCAGGATACAGCTTACAATACAAAGAG AGGCATTGTTGCCAGTATTTTGGTTTTTCTATGTTTTGGAGTTACACAAGCTAAAGATGGACCATTCTCAAGACCTCATCCAG CTTACTGGAGGTTCTGGCTGTGTGTCAGCGTTGTGTATGAACTCTTCCTCATCTTTATACTGTTCCAG ACTGTACAAGATGGGAGACAATTTATGAAGTACATCGATCCAAATTTAGGTGTTCCTTTGCCAGAAAGAGACTACGGTGGCAACTGCCTTATTTATGATCCTGGCAATGAAACGGATCCGTTTCACAACATCTGG GACAAGCTGGATGGATTTGTTCCTGCTCACTTTTTTGGCTGGTACCTGAAA ACACTGATGATTCGAGACTGGTGGATGTGTATGATCATCAGTGTGATGTTTGAATTTCTGGAGTACAGTCTGGAGCACCAGCTTCCAAACTTCAGTGAATGTTGGTGGGATCAC tgGATAATGGATGTGATCTTATGTAATGGATTAGGAATTTACTGTGGGATGAAGACTCTCTCTTGGCTTTCTTTGAAAACATACAAATGGCAAGGACTTTGGAACATTCCTACATACAA aggcAAAATGAAGAGAATTGTCTTCCAGTTCACCCCGTATAGCTGGGTTAAATTTGAGTGGAAGCCAGCATCCAGCTTACGCAGATGGCTAGCAGTTTGTGGCATTATCTTTGTA tttttattGGCAGAGCTGAACACATTTTACTTGAAGTTTGTCCTTTGGATGCCACCAGAACACTACTTGGTCCTGTTACGACTTGTCTTTTTTGTTAATGTGGGAGGTGTGGCTATGAGGGAGATCTACGACTTCATGGATGACCC GAAGTTCCATAAGAAGTTGGGTCAGCAGGCCTGGCTGGTTGCTGCTATTACTGCTACAGAGTTCCTGATCGTCGTGAAGTACGATCCCTACACGCTCACACTGTCGCTTCCTTTCTACATTACCCAGTGCTGGATCTTGGGGATTATACTTGTGCTCACCTGGACAGCCTGGCGTTTCTTCATTCG tgacATCACCTTGAGGTATAAAGAAATAAGAAGACAGAAGCAAGAACATAAATATGAAAAGGACAAGTGCTTGAGCAATGGTGATGGACATTCTTCAATACTGGATGAACAAAATGGGAACAAACTAAGGGAAAGGAAACTTTGA
- the PTDSS2 gene encoding phosphatidylserine synthase 2 isoform X1, producing MRRGERRGPGGALGKAALEEQPDGPGPRRSTESEVYDDGTNTFFWRAHTLTVLFILTCALGYVTLLEETPQDTAYNTKRGIVASILVFLCFGVTQAKDGPFSRPHPAYWRFWLCVSVVYELFLIFILFQTVQDGRQFMKYIDPNLGVPLPERDYGGNCLIYDPGNETDPFHNIWDKLDGFVPAHFFGWYLKTLMIRDWWMCMIISVMFEFLEYSLEHQLPNFSECWWDHWIMDVILCNGLGIYCGMKTLSWLSLKTYKWQGLWNIPTYKGKMKRIVFQFTPYSWVKFEWKPASSLRRWLAVCGIIFVFLLAELNTFYLKFVLWMPPEHYLVLLRLVFFVNVGGVAMREIYDFMDDPKFHKKLGQQAWLVAAITATEFLIVVKYDPYTLTLSLPFYITQCWILGIILVLTWTAWRFFIRDITLRYKEIRRQKQEHKYEKDKCLSNGDGHSSILDEQNGNKLRERKL from the exons GAGAGCTCATACCCTAACAGTCTTGTTCATCCTCACGTGTGCGCTGGGATACGTAACCTTGCTTGAAGAAACACCGCAGGATACAGCTTACAATACAAAGAG AGGCATTGTTGCCAGTATTTTGGTTTTTCTATGTTTTGGAGTTACACAAGCTAAAGATGGACCATTCTCAAGACCTCATCCAG CTTACTGGAGGTTCTGGCTGTGTGTCAGCGTTGTGTATGAACTCTTCCTCATCTTTATACTGTTCCAG ACTGTACAAGATGGGAGACAATTTATGAAGTACATCGATCCAAATTTAGGTGTTCCTTTGCCAGAAAGAGACTACGGTGGCAACTGCCTTATTTATGATCCTGGCAATGAAACGGATCCGTTTCACAACATCTGG GACAAGCTGGATGGATTTGTTCCTGCTCACTTTTTTGGCTGGTACCTGAAA ACACTGATGATTCGAGACTGGTGGATGTGTATGATCATCAGTGTGATGTTTGAATTTCTGGAGTACAGTCTGGAGCACCAGCTTCCAAACTTCAGTGAATGTTGGTGGGATCAC tgGATAATGGATGTGATCTTATGTAATGGATTAGGAATTTACTGTGGGATGAAGACTCTCTCTTGGCTTTCTTTGAAAACATACAAATGGCAAGGACTTTGGAACATTCCTACATACAA aggcAAAATGAAGAGAATTGTCTTCCAGTTCACCCCGTATAGCTGGGTTAAATTTGAGTGGAAGCCAGCATCCAGCTTACGCAGATGGCTAGCAGTTTGTGGCATTATCTTTGTA tttttattGGCAGAGCTGAACACATTTTACTTGAAGTTTGTCCTTTGGATGCCACCAGAACACTACTTGGTCCTGTTACGACTTGTCTTTTTTGTTAATGTGGGAGGTGTGGCTATGAGGGAGATCTACGACTTCATGGATGACCC GAAGTTCCATAAGAAGTTGGGTCAGCAGGCCTGGCTGGTTGCTGCTATTACTGCTACAGAGTTCCTGATCGTCGTGAAGTACGATCCCTACACGCTCACACTGTCGCTTCCTTTCTACATTACCCAGTGCTGGATCTTGGGGATTATACTTGTGCTCACCTGGACAGCCTGGCGTTTCTTCATTCG tgacATCACCTTGAGGTATAAAGAAATAAGAAGACAGAAGCAAGAACATAAATATGAAAAGGACAAGTGCTTGAGCAATGGTGATGGACATTCTTCAATACTGGATGAACAAAATGGGAACAAACTAAGGGAAAGGAAACTTTGA